In Halopseudomonas nanhaiensis, a single window of DNA contains:
- the recB gene encoding exodeoxyribonuclease V subunit beta: protein MTESSLPLALRCPLRGSRLIEASAGTGKTFTISALYLRLVLGHGGESGFVRELLPPEILVVTFTEAATQELRDRIRARLVEAASAFRGEVAEPDPILAGLLEDIDSQQWASSARKLDIAAQWMDQAAVSTIHGWCQRMLREHAFDSGSLFVQSLETDQRDLLAEVARDYWRLHCYSLRDAALDWVDRNWQEPAGLLAKARILLDQPLPEPAQSLQTLITQALERADDELAKLKQPCANWGDELEQLLDKAVADGTVDRRKIQKRYYASWCDVLRKWASDHQAYELKLPESAWARLCEAGMGEACKNGGAIDHDALRGLPGLRQALASLEGPEQVALRHAAAWMARRFEAEKRRRAQIGFDDMLTRLDAALQGVNGDRLATVIRQQFPVALIDEFQDTDPLQYRIFDRIYRVEHNAPETALLLIGDPKQAIYAFRGADIFTYLRAREATAGRHEHLDTNFRSSQAMVSAVNRVFASAENSFDRAAFLFRDGPRNPLPFHAVNARGRGEVWSVAGRQAPALTAWYSEASEALSAEAYRRMLAESCATAMVELLRAGQQRYAGFVDGSQTLRPVRPADMAVLVRTGREAQAIRQALAERGVRSVYLSDKDSVLDTLEASDVLRWLHACADPGNDRLLRAALASPTLDLTWAELDQLNQDERHWERCVDRFRDYRKVWQRQGVLPMLHRLIHDYDLPARLQQRQDGERTLTNLLHLAELLQRAARELDGEQAMIRHLAELTRRAAEGAADEQVLRLESDAELVKVVTIHKSKGLEYPLVFLPFICHARPVEAGRPLRVQLAGESRLELRPDDETVRLADRERLGEDLRLLYVALTRAQHACWLGLADLKKGQSARSVLHHSAVGYLLGGGEVLPQPQHLLLWLQRWEPDGQVVDVKPVPEADRTVYQPEQVDAMDLAARRPSHAAFEHWWVGSYSALAVGGEAAETPLSDQLADDQRSTRFVPLRAGETPTIHRFPRGPQPGTFIHGLLESAGLDGFASLTDAKRCRDWLYPRCQRRGWAEWTETLGSWLAALLARPGLVPDSDMSLARLHPRQYQSEMEFMFSASCVDVQAIDRLVRAATLDGQARPALQRDQLNGLFKGFIDLVFEHQGRYYVLDYKSNWLGQGEADYSCEAMQRAVLEHRYDLQYVFYLLALHRQLRARLPDYDYDRHIGGALYWFVRGVEAPGGGLWHTRPPRQLIERLDRLFAGQPVEETSHAG, encoded by the coding sequence CGATCCTGGCGGGTCTGCTCGAGGATATCGATTCGCAACAGTGGGCGAGTAGCGCACGCAAGCTGGACATCGCTGCCCAATGGATGGACCAGGCGGCGGTCTCGACGATCCATGGCTGGTGCCAGCGGATGCTGCGCGAGCATGCCTTCGATAGCGGTAGTCTCTTCGTTCAGAGCCTGGAGACCGATCAGCGTGATCTGCTAGCCGAGGTGGCCCGGGACTACTGGCGCTTGCATTGCTATTCATTGCGCGACGCGGCACTGGACTGGGTCGATCGCAACTGGCAGGAACCGGCAGGCTTGCTGGCGAAGGCGCGTATCCTGCTCGACCAGCCTCTGCCGGAGCCCGCGCAGAGCCTCCAGACGTTGATCACTCAGGCGTTGGAGAGGGCGGACGATGAGCTCGCCAAACTCAAGCAGCCCTGCGCGAACTGGGGCGACGAGCTTGAACAGCTGCTGGACAAGGCGGTCGCGGACGGCACTGTGGATCGGCGCAAGATTCAGAAGCGCTACTACGCCAGCTGGTGCGACGTCCTGCGCAAGTGGGCCAGCGATCACCAGGCCTACGAGTTGAAACTCCCGGAGTCTGCCTGGGCACGCTTGTGCGAAGCAGGCATGGGTGAAGCCTGCAAGAACGGCGGTGCCATCGATCATGACGCATTGCGCGGGCTGCCCGGCCTGCGCCAGGCGCTGGCCAGCCTGGAAGGTCCGGAGCAGGTGGCGCTGCGTCACGCCGCTGCGTGGATGGCCCGCCGTTTCGAGGCGGAGAAGCGCCGGCGGGCGCAGATAGGGTTCGACGACATGCTGACCCGGCTGGACGCCGCCTTGCAGGGTGTGAACGGCGATCGACTGGCGACGGTGATCCGGCAGCAGTTCCCGGTGGCACTCATCGACGAGTTTCAGGACACCGATCCGCTGCAATACCGCATCTTCGATCGCATATACCGCGTCGAACACAACGCGCCGGAAACCGCGCTGCTGTTGATTGGTGACCCCAAGCAGGCGATCTATGCCTTCCGCGGAGCGGACATCTTCACCTATCTGCGGGCGCGTGAAGCGACGGCAGGCCGGCACGAGCATCTGGACACCAACTTCCGTTCCAGCCAGGCGATGGTTTCTGCGGTCAACAGGGTGTTCGCCAGCGCAGAAAACAGCTTCGATCGCGCCGCGTTCCTGTTTCGCGATGGGCCACGCAATCCTCTGCCTTTTCATGCGGTCAACGCGCGTGGCCGAGGCGAAGTCTGGAGCGTCGCGGGACGGCAGGCGCCGGCACTGACTGCCTGGTATAGCGAGGCGAGCGAGGCGCTCAGCGCCGAAGCCTACCGACGAATGCTGGCCGAGAGCTGTGCAACGGCGATGGTCGAGCTGTTGCGGGCCGGACAGCAGCGGTATGCCGGATTCGTCGACGGCAGCCAGACACTGCGCCCGGTTCGCCCAGCGGACATGGCCGTGCTGGTGCGTACCGGACGCGAGGCACAGGCGATTCGTCAGGCGCTGGCCGAGCGCGGCGTTCGCAGCGTGTATCTCTCGGACAAGGATTCGGTGCTTGATACGCTCGAGGCCAGCGATGTGTTGCGGTGGCTCCACGCCTGCGCCGATCCCGGCAATGACCGGCTGCTGCGCGCTGCGCTGGCGAGCCCTACACTGGATCTCACTTGGGCCGAGCTGGACCAGTTGAATCAGGACGAGCGGCACTGGGAGCGCTGCGTGGATCGCTTTCGGGACTACCGCAAGGTGTGGCAGCGTCAGGGCGTGCTGCCGATGCTTCATCGACTGATCCATGACTACGACCTGCCAGCGCGGCTGCAGCAGCGTCAGGACGGCGAGCGCACGTTGACCAATCTCCTGCACCTCGCGGAACTATTGCAGCGCGCCGCGCGTGAACTTGACGGTGAGCAGGCGATGATTCGCCATCTTGCCGAGCTGACCCGCCGCGCTGCGGAGGGGGCAGCGGACGAGCAGGTGCTTCGGCTGGAGAGCGATGCCGAACTGGTCAAGGTGGTGACCATTCACAAGTCCAAGGGGCTCGAGTACCCGTTGGTCTTCCTGCCGTTCATCTGCCACGCGCGGCCGGTGGAAGCGGGCCGGCCGCTGCGGGTACAGCTGGCCGGGGAGTCGCGGCTGGAACTGCGGCCGGACGATGAGACAGTCCGTTTGGCCGATCGCGAGCGTCTCGGCGAGGATCTGCGGTTGCTGTATGTCGCATTGACCCGAGCCCAGCACGCCTGCTGGCTCGGGCTGGCGGACCTGAAAAAGGGCCAGAGTGCCCGATCCGTGCTGCATCACAGCGCGGTGGGCTATCTGCTTGGCGGCGGTGAGGTGCTGCCGCAGCCGCAGCACCTGCTTCTATGGTTGCAGCGCTGGGAACCGGACGGGCAGGTTGTCGACGTCAAGCCGGTGCCCGAGGCTGATCGCACGGTATATCAACCGGAGCAGGTGGACGCCATGGACCTCGCGGCACGCCGCCCCTCGCATGCCGCGTTCGAGCATTGGTGGGTCGGCTCCTACAGCGCTCTGGCCGTCGGCGGCGAAGCAGCCGAAACCCCACTGTCCGATCAACTGGCCGATGACCAGCGATCGACCCGGTTCGTTCCGCTGCGAGCCGGCGAGACGCCGACCATACACCGCTTTCCACGCGGCCCGCAGCCGGGCACGTTCATTCACGGTCTGCTGGAATCAGCCGGTCTTGACGGCTTCGCCTCGCTGACTGACGCAAAGCGATGCCGGGACTGGCTGTACCCGCGGTGCCAGCGCCGCGGCTGGGCTGAATGGACCGAGACCCTCGGCAGCTGGCTGGCGGCTCTTCTGGCGCGTCCGGGCCTGGTGCCTGATAGCGATATGTCGCTCGCCCGGCTGCATCCCCGCCAGTATCAGAGCGAAATGGAGTTCATGTTCAGCGCCAGTTGCGTCGACGTGCAGGCCATCGATCGGCTGGTTCGGGCTGCCACCCTGGACGGACAAGCCCGGCCGGCCCTGCAGCGTGATCAGCTCAACGGCCTTTTCAAGGGGTTCATCGATCTGGTCTTCGAACACCAGGGTCGTTACTACGTACTCGACTACAAGTCCAACTGGCTTGGCCAAGGCGAGGCGGACTACAGCTGCGAGGCGATGCAGCGTGCGGTACTCGAACACCGTTATGACCTGCAGTACGTCTTCTATCTCCTGGCGTTACACCGCCAGTTGCGTGCCCGGCTCCCTGACTATGATTATGACCGGCACATCGGCGGCGCCCTGTACTGGTTCGTGCGCGGAGTCGAAGCACCCGGTGGCGGGCTCTGGCATACCCGTCCTCCCCGCCAGCTGATCGAGAGATTGGACCGGCTGTTCGCTGGCCAGCCCGTCGAGGAGACAAGCCATGCAGGGTGA
- the recD gene encoding exodeoxyribonuclease V subunit alpha has protein sequence MQGDQLDLLATAPPLPMALTDTEALMGLLHQWRENGWLRSLDKALVDFLLEQEPGCSPLVLLAAALVSHQLGHGHVCLHLGATLEEPDLALSLPPEGEAAQGALLPSRLLGGLSLEHWQEALQSSAVVDAHEPEQGSRPLVMAGPRLYLRRYWQYERDTVIALSRRLRQPLALAPGMSERLDRLFADSLQQPDWQRLACALAARGRFSIITGGPGTGKTTTVVRLLALLQGPAVEAGRPLRIRLAAPTGKAAARLTESIGRQVGELPVDASIKAQIPTEVSTLHRLLGSLPDSRHFRHHAGNLLALDVLVIDEASMIDLEMMARVLGALPANARLVLLGDKDQLASVEAGAVLGDLCKRADDGLYSADTLAWLEQVSGQSLAQARLTAGDPDRHLLEQQTAMLRHSHRFGQDSGIGELARAVNDCDAQGARALLRAGRFADIYFRQLRHATDPLFAALVTDEGKGLPSYASYLQVLAQARPDAATAADDGAWLRWARDILAAFDRFRLLCAVRRGEWGVEAVNQRVATLLRQRGLLTSDQGWYEGRPVLVTRNDYGLGLMNGDIGIALRIREPALHAGEAEQFALRVAFPRNDGAGGIRFVLPSRLPEVETVFAMTVHKSQGSEFEHAALLVPATRNPVLTKELVYTAITRARSHFTLLESREDVFDDAVRRRVRRFSGLDLRPVP, from the coding sequence ATGCAGGGTGATCAACTCGATCTACTGGCCACGGCGCCACCGCTACCGATGGCCTTGACCGACACCGAAGCGCTCATGGGCCTGCTGCACCAATGGCGGGAAAACGGCTGGTTGCGTTCGCTGGACAAGGCTCTGGTCGACTTCCTGCTGGAGCAGGAACCCGGCTGTTCCCCCCTCGTGTTACTCGCGGCAGCGCTGGTCAGTCATCAGCTTGGCCACGGCCACGTATGTCTGCATCTGGGTGCAACCCTGGAAGAGCCCGATCTGGCGCTGTCGTTGCCCCCGGAGGGCGAGGCGGCGCAGGGTGCGCTGTTGCCGTCCAGGCTGCTGGGCGGACTGAGCCTGGAGCACTGGCAGGAGGCGCTGCAGAGCAGCGCGGTAGTCGACGCGCATGAACCCGAGCAAGGCAGTCGGCCCCTGGTGATGGCAGGCCCGAGGTTGTATCTGCGCAGATACTGGCAATATGAGCGCGATACGGTCATTGCGTTGAGCCGGCGCCTGCGTCAACCGCTGGCCCTCGCGCCGGGCATGTCCGAGCGGCTGGACAGGCTCTTCGCGGACAGCCTGCAACAGCCGGACTGGCAGCGACTGGCCTGTGCGCTCGCCGCCCGCGGTCGTTTCAGTATCATCACCGGCGGGCCCGGTACGGGAAAAACCACCACCGTGGTGCGCCTGCTGGCGCTCCTGCAGGGCCCGGCCGTCGAAGCCGGGCGCCCGCTGCGCATTCGGCTGGCTGCACCGACCGGCAAGGCCGCTGCACGCCTGACCGAGTCGATCGGCCGCCAGGTAGGGGAGTTGCCCGTCGACGCCTCGATCAAGGCGCAGATCCCTACGGAAGTCAGCACGCTGCACCGGTTGCTCGGCAGTCTGCCGGACAGCCGACATTTTCGGCACCATGCCGGCAACCTGCTGGCGCTTGACGTGCTGGTGATTGATGAAGCCTCCATGATCGACCTGGAGATGATGGCTCGCGTGCTCGGTGCGTTGCCGGCCAATGCCCGCCTGGTGCTGCTGGGCGACAAGGATCAACTGGCTTCCGTCGAGGCCGGGGCCGTGCTTGGCGATCTGTGCAAGCGCGCCGACGACGGTCTGTACAGCGCTGACACGCTCGCCTGGCTGGAACAGGTCAGTGGGCAGTCGCTAGCTCAGGCGCGACTGACGGCGGGCGATCCGGACCGGCATCTGCTGGAGCAGCAAACCGCGATGCTGCGACACTCGCATCGTTTCGGGCAGGACAGCGGCATTGGCGAGCTGGCCAGGGCAGTGAACGACTGCGACGCCCAGGGAGCGCGCGCTCTGCTGCGTGCAGGTAGGTTCGCGGACATTTATTTTCGGCAGCTCAGGCACGCGACCGACCCGCTTTTTGCAGCGCTTGTTACGGATGAGGGGAAGGGGCTGCCAAGCTATGCCAGCTATCTGCAGGTGCTTGCCCAGGCCCGGCCCGACGCGGCCACCGCGGCGGATGATGGTGCCTGGCTACGCTGGGCCCGAGACATTCTCGCCGCCTTCGACCGTTTTCGCCTGCTGTGTGCCGTACGCCGCGGCGAGTGGGGCGTCGAGGCGGTCAATCAACGCGTCGCGACATTGCTGCGCCAACGCGGCCTGCTGACCAGTGATCAGGGTTGGTATGAAGGCCGGCCGGTGCTGGTGACCCGCAACGATTACGGTCTCGGGCTGATGAACGGCGACATCGGTATTGCGCTGCGTATTCGCGAGCCGGCATTGCATGCCGGGGAGGCCGAGCAGTTCGCCCTGCGGGTGGCGTTCCCGCGCAATGACGGTGCTGGCGGCATCCGCTTTGTGCTCCCCAGCCGTCTGCCTGAAGTGGAAACCGTATTCGCCATGACCGTACACAAGTCCCAGGGATCGGAATTCGAGCATGCGGCGCTGCTCGTCCCGGCTACGCGCAACCCGGTCCTGACCAAGGAGCTGGTGTATACCGCCATCACCCGTGCGCGAAGTCATTTCACACTGCTGGAAAGTCGCGAGGATGTGTTCGACGATGCCGTGCGCCGGCGAGTGCGCCGGTTCAGCGGACTCGATCTCCGCCCGGTGCCCTAG